From the Amycolatopsis thermoflava N1165 genome, one window contains:
- the hsaA gene encoding 3-hydroxy-9,10-secoandrosta-1,3,5(10)-triene-9,17-dione monooxygenase oxygenase subunit: MTDQDGRGVLAGVRELLPVLRERAQETEDARRIPDESIKSLQETGFFKLLQPKTFGGYEADPVTFYTAVKLLASACGSTGWVASILGVHPWHLGLFEPQAQQDVWGEDVDVRISSSYAPMGKATVVDGGYRLTGRWSFSSGCDHATWVFLGAPAFDAEGRPVDFCTYLLPISDYRIEDVWDTVGLSGTGSNDIIVEDAFVPAHRALSFQATSKCRTPGQQINPGPLFKLPYGSVHPSTITAPIIGMAQGAYEAHVEHQRNRVRAAYMGEQSKEDPFAKVRVAEAASEIDAAWLQLTRNIDELYQLACRGEKLPFATRLRVRRDQVRGTERAIAAVDRLFENSGGRALKRGTPIQRFWRDAHAGRVHAANDPERAYIMYGNGEFGVPVENAMV; this comes from the coding sequence ATGACCGATCAGGATGGTCGCGGGGTGCTGGCCGGGGTCCGGGAGCTGCTTCCCGTCCTGCGGGAGCGGGCCCAGGAGACCGAGGACGCGCGGCGCATTCCGGACGAGTCGATCAAATCGCTGCAGGAGACCGGGTTCTTCAAGCTGCTGCAGCCGAAGACCTTCGGCGGCTACGAGGCCGACCCGGTGACCTTCTACACCGCGGTGAAGCTGCTGGCGAGCGCGTGCGGGTCCACCGGCTGGGTCGCCTCGATCCTCGGGGTGCACCCGTGGCACCTCGGGTTGTTCGAGCCGCAGGCGCAGCAGGACGTATGGGGCGAGGACGTCGACGTGCGCATTTCGTCGTCGTACGCGCCGATGGGCAAGGCGACCGTCGTCGACGGCGGGTACCGGCTGACCGGCCGGTGGAGCTTCTCCTCCGGCTGCGACCACGCGACCTGGGTGTTCCTCGGCGCGCCCGCCTTCGACGCCGAGGGCAGGCCGGTCGACTTCTGCACCTACCTGCTGCCGATCAGCGACTACCGGATCGAGGACGTCTGGGACACCGTCGGCCTGAGCGGCACCGGCAGCAACGACATCATCGTCGAGGACGCTTTCGTCCCGGCGCACCGCGCGCTGAGCTTCCAGGCCACCTCGAAGTGCCGCACCCCGGGGCAGCAGATCAACCCGGGGCCGTTGTTCAAGCTGCCGTACGGGTCCGTGCACCCGTCGACGATCACCGCGCCGATCATCGGCATGGCGCAGGGCGCGTACGAGGCGCACGTGGAGCACCAGCGCAACCGGGTCCGCGCCGCCTACATGGGCGAGCAGTCCAAAGAGGACCCGTTCGCGAAGGTGCGGGTCGCCGAGGCGGCCAGCGAGATCGACGCCGCGTGGCTGCAGCTGACCCGCAACATCGACGAGCTGTACCAGCTGGCCTGCCGCGGCGAGAAGCTGCCGTTCGCCACCCGGCTACGGGTGCGGCGCGACCAGGTGCGCGGCACCGAGCGCGCCATCGCCGCCGTGGACCGGCTCTTCGAGAACTCCGGCGGCCGCGCGCTCAAGCGGGGCACACCGATCCAGCGGTTCTGGCGCGACGCGCACGCCGGCCGCGTGCACGCGGCGAACGACCCGGAACGCGCCTACATCATGTACGGCAACGGCGAATTCGGCGTGCCCGTCGAGAATGCGATGGTGTGA
- the hsaD gene encoding 4,5:9,10-diseco-3-hydroxy-5,9,17-trioxoandrosta-1(10),2-diene-4-oate hydrolase, producing MTEGKYAEVGGGLRLHYHEAGTEHAETVVLLHGGGPGASAWSNFSRNIEVFAKSFRVLAVDQPGFGKSDKPTEHPQYFTHSSTAVVGLLDALGVGKAHLVGNSLGGGTAVRLALDHPDRAGRLVLMGPGGLSTNLFAPDPTEGVKALGRFAAPPGPSKEKLAAFLRLMVFDPALITDELVEERYANASTPESLAAMRAMGASFAGADYEQGMLWREAYKLRQRVLLIWGREDRVNPLDGALVALKTIPRAQLHVFGRCGHWAQVEKFDEFNRLALDFLRGE from the coding sequence GTGACCGAGGGCAAGTACGCCGAGGTCGGCGGCGGCCTGCGGCTGCACTACCACGAGGCCGGCACTGAGCACGCGGAAACCGTGGTGCTGCTGCACGGCGGCGGGCCGGGCGCCTCGGCGTGGAGCAACTTCTCCCGCAACATCGAGGTGTTCGCCAAGTCCTTCCGCGTCCTCGCGGTCGACCAGCCGGGGTTCGGCAAGTCGGACAAACCGACCGAGCACCCGCAGTACTTCACGCACAGCTCGACGGCGGTCGTCGGCCTGCTCGACGCGCTGGGCGTCGGCAAGGCGCACCTGGTCGGCAACTCGCTCGGTGGCGGCACCGCGGTCCGGCTCGCGCTGGACCACCCGGACCGCGCCGGGCGGCTCGTCCTGATGGGGCCGGGCGGGCTGAGCACCAACCTGTTCGCGCCGGACCCGACCGAGGGGGTCAAGGCGCTCGGCCGGTTCGCCGCGCCGCCGGGGCCGAGCAAGGAGAAGCTCGCCGCGTTCCTGCGGCTCATGGTGTTCGACCCGGCGCTGATCACCGACGAACTGGTCGAGGAACGCTACGCCAACGCGAGCACGCCCGAGTCGCTCGCGGCGATGCGCGCGATGGGCGCGTCCTTCGCCGGCGCGGACTACGAGCAGGGCATGCTCTGGCGTGAGGCCTACAAACTGCGGCAACGCGTGCTGCTGATCTGGGGCCGTGAGGACCGCGTCAACCCGCTCGACGGCGCGCTGGTCGCGCTGAAGACGATCCCGCGCGCGCAGCTGCACGTGTTCGGCCGGTGTGGACATTGGGCCCAGGTCGAGAAGTTCGACGAGTTCAACCGCCTGGCCCTCGACTTCCTGCGAGGTGAATGA
- the hsaC gene encoding iron-dependent extradiol dioxygenase HsaC, with protein MGIRSLAYLRIEATDMAAWREYGLKVLGMVEGKGSHPDALYLRMDDFPARLVIVPGESDRLAVAGWEAANAAELDEVRARLDANGVPYKEGSAEVLAERRVTELISFDDPSGNTLEVFHGVALEHRRVVSPYGHRFVTGEQGLGHVVLSTHDDDAALRFYRDVLGFRLRDSMRLPPQMVGRPADGPPAWLRFFGCNPRHHSLAFLPMPTPSGIVHLMVEVENTDDVGLALDRAKRRNVPMSATLGRHVNDLMLSFYMKTPGGFDVEFGCEGRQVDDESWIARESTAVSLWGHDFSVGMRK; from the coding sequence ATGGGCATCCGCTCACTGGCGTACCTGCGCATCGAGGCGACCGACATGGCCGCCTGGCGCGAGTACGGGCTCAAGGTCCTCGGCATGGTCGAGGGCAAGGGCTCGCACCCGGACGCGCTCTACCTGCGGATGGACGACTTCCCGGCGCGGCTGGTGATCGTGCCGGGGGAGAGCGACCGGCTCGCGGTGGCCGGCTGGGAGGCCGCCAACGCCGCCGAACTGGACGAGGTGCGGGCGCGGCTGGACGCCAACGGCGTGCCCTACAAGGAGGGCAGCGCCGAGGTGCTGGCCGAGCGGCGCGTCACCGAGCTGATCAGCTTCGACGACCCGTCGGGCAACACCCTGGAAGTGTTCCACGGCGTCGCGCTGGAGCACCGGCGCGTGGTGAGCCCGTACGGGCACCGGTTCGTCACCGGCGAGCAGGGCCTCGGGCACGTCGTGCTGTCCACCCACGACGATGACGCCGCGCTGCGGTTCTACCGTGACGTGCTCGGCTTCCGGCTGCGCGACTCGATGCGCCTGCCGCCGCAGATGGTCGGCCGGCCCGCCGACGGGCCGCCGGCGTGGCTGCGGTTCTTCGGCTGCAACCCGCGCCACCACAGCCTGGCGTTCTTGCCGATGCCGACGCCGAGCGGGATCGTGCACCTGATGGTCGAGGTGGAGAACACCGACGACGTCGGGCTGGCGCTGGACCGCGCGAAGCGGCGCAACGTGCCGATGTCGGCGACCCTGGGGCGGCACGTGAACGACCTGATGCTGTCGTTCTACATGAAGACGCCGGGCGGGTTCGACGTCGAGTTCGGCTGCGAGGGCCGCCAGGTCGACGACGAGTCGTGGATCGCGCGGGAGAGCACCGCGGTCAGCCTGTGGGGCCACGACTTCAGCGTCGGGATGCGGAAGTGA
- the hsaB gene encoding 3-hydroxy-9,10-secoandrosta-1,3,5(10)-triene-9,17-dione monooxygenase reductase subunit, with protein MISSAIEPARFRQVLGHFATGVTVVTTMDDGEPAGFACQSFAALSLDPPLVLFCPARKSRTWPAIERSGRFAVNVLAEGQHRISAVFGARGADKFAAVEWEPAPSGSPVLEDALTWVDCAVETVFEAGDHFVVVGRVTALGEASNGRPLLYYRGQYTGAAPVKADVLSWAGPDDWL; from the coding sequence GTGATCTCGTCCGCGATCGAGCCGGCGCGCTTCCGCCAGGTGCTCGGGCACTTCGCGACCGGGGTCACGGTGGTGACCACGATGGACGACGGCGAGCCCGCCGGGTTCGCGTGCCAGTCGTTCGCCGCGCTGTCGCTGGACCCGCCGCTGGTGCTGTTCTGCCCGGCCCGCAAATCGCGGACGTGGCCGGCGATCGAGCGCAGCGGGCGGTTCGCGGTCAACGTCCTCGCGGAGGGGCAGCACCGGATCAGCGCGGTGTTCGGGGCGCGCGGCGCGGACAAGTTCGCCGCCGTCGAGTGGGAGCCGGCGCCGTCCGGCTCCCCAGTGCTGGAGGACGCACTGACCTGGGTGGACTGCGCCGTGGAGACCGTGTTCGAGGCGGGTGACCACTTCGTGGTGGTCGGGCGCGTGACGGCGCTGGGGGAGGCGTCGAACGGGCGGCCGCTGCTGTACTACCGCGGCCAGTACACCGGCGCGGCGCCGGTCAAGGCGGACGTGCTCAGCTGGGCCGGCCCGGACGACTGGCTGTGA
- a CDS encoding MFS transporter: protein MTAPSSMTARLDRLPVTRFHRLLIAVVGVATFFDLYDLFLASTVSTVLSKEFGVSGAETKPLLASAFLGAFVGAVTLGRLADRIGRRRAFLLTLSVYSLFTLLGAFSTDVWMLVVCRFVAGIGIGAELPLADAYLADLLPAHARGKATAWAYTIGFCGVPAAGFLARGLVGEAPLGVDGWRWLFVIGALGAAIVWALRTGLPESPRWLIAQGRHAEAEEVVQRLEKSARTTLDVPPASHEEAQPQRFRALFRKPWRTRTAMLSAFQVLQVFGYYGFGSLVPIILTAKGFDVAHSLTFSALSFLGYPIGSALSIPLMDRFQRKWLIVAAAAGMAVFGLAFGYSTGGAAIAILGFCYTAVSNVFSNAYHAYQAEIFPTSLRASAAGSAYSLSRLATAAMPYLLLPLLEAEGATAVFVVVALAMVLLILITAVFGPRTTGRSVDEIAGEAVTASRPGRPS from the coding sequence ATGACCGCCCCGTCGTCGATGACCGCCCGGCTCGACCGGTTGCCCGTGACGCGCTTCCACCGCCTGCTCATCGCCGTCGTCGGGGTGGCGACCTTCTTCGACCTCTACGACCTCTTCCTCGCCAGCACCGTGAGCACCGTGCTGTCCAAGGAGTTCGGCGTGTCCGGCGCCGAAACCAAGCCGCTGCTGGCGTCGGCCTTCCTCGGCGCCTTCGTCGGCGCCGTGACGCTCGGCAGGCTCGCCGACCGCATCGGCAGGCGGCGCGCCTTCCTGCTCACCCTCAGCGTCTACTCGCTGTTCACACTGCTCGGCGCGTTCTCCACGGACGTCTGGATGCTGGTGGTCTGCCGGTTCGTCGCGGGCATCGGCATCGGCGCGGAACTGCCTCTCGCCGACGCCTACCTGGCCGACCTGCTGCCCGCGCACGCCCGCGGCAAGGCCACTGCCTGGGCCTACACCATCGGCTTCTGCGGCGTCCCCGCGGCCGGGTTCCTCGCACGCGGTCTGGTCGGCGAGGCGCCGCTCGGCGTCGACGGCTGGCGGTGGCTCTTCGTGATCGGCGCGCTCGGCGCGGCGATCGTGTGGGCGCTTCGCACCGGTCTGCCCGAATCGCCCCGGTGGCTGATCGCGCAGGGACGGCACGCCGAAGCCGAGGAAGTCGTCCAGCGACTGGAAAAATCCGCGCGCACGACGCTCGACGTGCCACCGGCGAGCCACGAAGAAGCCCAGCCGCAACGGTTCCGCGCGCTGTTCCGCAAGCCGTGGCGCACGCGCACCGCGATGCTGTCCGCGTTCCAGGTCCTGCAGGTGTTCGGCTACTACGGCTTCGGCTCGCTGGTGCCGATCATCCTGACCGCCAAGGGTTTCGACGTCGCCCACTCGCTGACGTTCAGCGCCCTGTCCTTCCTGGGCTACCCGATCGGCTCCGCGCTGTCGATCCCGCTGATGGACCGCTTCCAGCGCAAGTGGCTCATCGTCGCGGCCGCGGCGGGCATGGCGGTCTTCGGGCTCGCCTTCGGCTACTCCACCGGCGGCGCGGCCATCGCGATCCTCGGCTTCTGCTACACCGCGGTCAGCAACGTGTTCTCCAACGCCTACCACGCCTACCAGGCGGAGATCTTCCCGACGAGCCTGCGCGCGTCCGCCGCCGGCTCGGCCTACTCGCTGTCCCGCCTGGCGACCGCCGCGATGCCGTACCTGCTGCTGCCGCTGCTGGAAGCCGAGGGCGCGACCGCGGTGTTCGTGGTCGTCGCGCTGGCGATGGTGCTGCTCATCCTGATCACCGCGGTGTTCGGCCCGCGCACCACCGGCCGGTCGGTCGACGAGATCGCCGGTGAGGCGGTCACAGCCAGTCGTCCGGGCCGGCCCAGCTGA
- a CDS encoding M20 family metallopeptidase, which produces MDLRQDAHAMSDDLVALRRALHQVPELGLDLPRTQETVLQALDGLPLEISTGTGLSSVTAVLRGQGGDGDVVLLRGDMDALPVTENTGAAFSSRHEGRMHACGHDLHTAGLVGAARLLSAHRDRLAGDVVFMFQPGEEGHDGAGHMIAEGVLDAAGRPVAEAYGLHVVSAMIPRGRFVSRPGPIMAAADGLFVRVLGAGGHGSRPHVALDPVPAACEMVTALQTMVTRRFSVFDPVVVTVGTFHAGTQRNIIPPEARFEATIRSFSKEARERVAELAVPLCRDIAAAHGLEAEVIYSPEYPVTVNDPGGHEFVAETVREVFGEERFTEAPDPVTGSEDFSRVLDRVPGAFVFLGATFADDPDSAPYNHSPEASFDDSVVADGAALLASLAARRLSGATA; this is translated from the coding sequence ATGGATCTCAGGCAAGACGCGCACGCGATGTCCGACGACCTCGTGGCACTGCGGCGCGCGCTCCACCAGGTGCCCGAACTCGGCCTCGACCTGCCCCGCACCCAGGAGACGGTTCTCCAGGCCCTCGACGGGCTGCCCCTGGAGATCAGCACCGGCACCGGGCTCTCGTCCGTCACCGCCGTGCTGCGCGGGCAGGGCGGCGACGGCGATGTGGTGCTGCTGCGCGGCGACATGGACGCGCTGCCGGTCACCGAGAACACCGGCGCCGCCTTCAGTTCCCGGCACGAGGGGCGGATGCACGCGTGCGGGCACGACCTGCACACCGCCGGCCTCGTCGGCGCCGCGCGGCTGCTGTCGGCGCACCGCGACCGCCTGGCCGGGGACGTGGTGTTCATGTTCCAGCCCGGCGAGGAGGGCCACGACGGCGCCGGGCACATGATCGCCGAGGGCGTCCTGGACGCGGCGGGCCGTCCGGTCGCCGAGGCCTACGGGCTGCACGTGGTGTCGGCGATGATCCCGCGCGGCCGGTTCGTGTCCCGCCCCGGCCCGATCATGGCCGCCGCCGACGGGCTGTTCGTCCGCGTCCTCGGCGCGGGCGGGCACGGGTCCCGTCCGCACGTCGCGCTCGACCCAGTGCCTGCCGCCTGCGAGATGGTGACGGCGCTGCAGACCATGGTCACCCGCCGGTTCAGCGTGTTCGACCCGGTCGTGGTCACCGTCGGCACCTTCCACGCGGGCACCCAGCGCAACATCATCCCGCCGGAGGCCCGGTTCGAGGCCACCATCCGCAGCTTCTCGAAGGAGGCGCGGGAGCGGGTGGCGGAGCTGGCCGTCCCGCTGTGCCGGGACATCGCGGCGGCCCACGGCCTGGAAGCCGAGGTCATCTACTCGCCCGAGTACCCGGTCACCGTCAACGACCCGGGCGGACACGAGTTCGTCGCCGAGACCGTGCGCGAGGTGTTCGGCGAGGAGCGGTTCACGGAGGCGCCGGATCCGGTCACCGGCTCGGAGGATTTCTCCCGCGTGCTGGACCGGGTCCCCGGCGCGTTCGTGTTCCTCGGGGCGACTTTCGCCGACGACCCCGACTCCGCGCCGTACAACCATTCCCCGGAGGCATCGTTCGACGACAGCGTGGTGGCCGACGGCGCGGCGCTGCTCGCGTCGCTGGCCGCGCGGCGGTTGAGCGGAGCGACGGCATGA
- a CDS encoding metal-dependent hydrolase family protein: MTRILFAGGRVFDGTGSDPFDADVVVEDGRIAAIGTGLDGDEVVDCAGTTLLPGLFDCHVHVTVSDISLIKLFQKPFSYQFYEAARNLRSTLELGITTVRDAGGADLGIKKAQADGLISGPRLEISIGIISQTGGHGDDWMPSGHCVPLTLPHPGRPHAVVDGPDEMRRAARELLRAGADVLKVCTTGGVLSPGDDPRHTQFTPAELDVLVAEAAMQGKAVMAHAQGTEGIKNAVRAGIRSIEHGIYLDDEAIELMLAHGTWLVPTLIAPIAVIRAARAGAALTDEMIRKAEDVAEVHASSMRRAVEAGVKIAMGTDSGVGPHGTNLEELPLMQAAGMSPGEVLAASTSSAAELLGFGDSLGRLEPGFRADLVVVSGEAYDLAALPGRIREVWQDGVRVVAPGSQK; this comes from the coding sequence ATGACCCGGATCCTGTTCGCCGGTGGCCGTGTCTTCGACGGCACCGGCAGCGACCCGTTCGACGCGGACGTGGTGGTCGAGGACGGCCGCATCGCCGCGATCGGCACCGGCCTGGACGGCGACGAGGTCGTCGACTGCGCGGGCACCACGCTGCTGCCCGGGCTGTTCGACTGCCACGTGCACGTCACGGTGTCCGACATCAGCCTGATCAAGCTGTTCCAGAAACCGTTTTCCTACCAGTTCTACGAGGCGGCGCGGAACCTGCGCAGCACGCTCGAACTGGGCATCACGACGGTGCGCGACGCGGGCGGCGCGGACCTCGGCATCAAGAAGGCACAGGCGGACGGGCTGATCAGCGGCCCGCGGCTGGAGATCTCGATCGGCATCATCAGCCAGACCGGCGGGCACGGCGACGACTGGATGCCTTCGGGGCACTGCGTTCCGCTGACGCTGCCGCACCCTGGCCGCCCGCACGCGGTCGTCGACGGGCCGGACGAGATGCGCAGGGCGGCGCGGGAGTTGCTGCGCGCGGGCGCCGACGTGCTCAAGGTGTGCACGACCGGCGGGGTGCTCTCGCCCGGCGACGACCCGCGGCACACGCAGTTCACCCCGGCCGAGCTGGACGTCCTGGTCGCCGAGGCCGCCATGCAGGGCAAGGCGGTGATGGCGCACGCGCAGGGCACCGAGGGCATCAAGAACGCGGTGCGGGCGGGGATCCGGTCCATCGAGCACGGCATCTACCTCGACGACGAGGCCATCGAACTGATGCTGGCGCACGGCACCTGGCTGGTGCCGACGCTCATCGCGCCGATCGCGGTCATCCGCGCGGCCCGGGCGGGCGCGGCGCTGACCGACGAGATGATCCGCAAGGCCGAGGACGTCGCGGAGGTGCACGCTTCGTCGATGCGCCGGGCGGTCGAAGCCGGGGTGAAGATCGCGATGGGCACCGACAGCGGCGTCGGCCCGCACGGCACGAACCTCGAAGAGCTGCCGTTGATGCAGGCGGCAGGCATGAGCCCCGGCGAGGTGCTCGCCGCGTCGACGTCGTCGGCCGCGGAACTGCTCGGGTTCGGCGACTCGCTGGGCAGGCTGGAGCCGGGTTTCCGCGCGGACCTGGTGGTCGTGTCCGGCGAGGCCTACGACCTGGCCGCGTTGCCGGGGCGGATTCGCGAGGTGTGGCAGGACGGCGTGCGCGTGGTGGCGCCGGGCTCGCAGAAGTGA